In Lentilactobacillus sp. SPB1-3, the sequence GTTTCTGCCGTAATCATTTCAGATGTTAGCTTAATTTTGATGATTTGTTTTTCCGAATAAGATTGATAGTAAAGCGTCCGACTCTCAGAACACACCGCAGCGCGGTAAACCGAATAAGTTGGTTGATGCTCACTACTCTTAGGAACGTTTACTGAATCCAAAATATGCCAACAATTATCAACAGCGTCTGCTTCATTGTCAGGTAGATCAATCCGTTCCTTCAAATATGCAGCGCGAATAAACCGAGAACCAGGAGTGTACGAACCTGGAGGAGTCATTTTGCCAGACACCTTACCAGTAGTCACCCTTGGTGCATTCAATGGAACGGTCCGATTATTAAAATCACTAGTAAAATCAACATAATCCCCTAGTCGATCAATCTGGCGTTGGAAGTGATTAGAATTAGTGACGATTCCTAAAGGATTATCAATAACTTCAATGGGTTGCGTAACTGGTTCGATAACCACTATTCGACCTGTGGAATCACTAGCTGCGAAGTGCAATTCTGAATGACCATACTTTGTTAAGCTGTAATTATCAGCCATCAACTCAATTTGGTCAATATGAGAAATAATTTCTTCAACTGATTTAAATGTCGATAATAGATAGTAGGATAATTCAAATGGTGCGAGATGAACCTTATCACTTGTCGGTTCGACTGTTAGATTTGAACCATTGGTAAAAGTCAGCTTTTGTACTGCTAGACCATATTCATTCACGCCGTCCGAAATATCAATTTCATGGTCATGTTGACTACCTGAACCTAAAACAGCATATTGACTAATGAATTCATGGTTATCAAATACAGATTGCCAATGAAAACTTCTGGGAACTGCCACTGGTTTAGCTCCTAATCGTGGCCAATCCATTGTTCTAGCCAGTACATGGGCACCATCTTGCTGTCCAATTTGAAAGACACTCGTACACAAAACCGATCACCTCCAAAAAAATTTCGAACAAATATTGATATTTTGTTAACGATTATCAAAATTTACTTAAGCGCTTTAGTGTTAAATGGTATTCTTAATATTATAGTTATTTTTAAAAACATTCTAGGAGACCGATTAAATATGAAGCAAATCATAAAAAACTTACATAACAATCGCGTATTTACGCTAATAGTATGGTTAATAGCCGTCTTAATTGCAATTATTTCAGCTCCCAACATCACTAATTCTATTCAGCAATATAACGAACCGCCACTGGCTTCAAATTCTCAACCGATAAAGGCGCAAAAAATCAGGGATAATTGGGGATACAACCTGAAAGATACCATCACTATGAATTTAGTGTATCAAAATCCCAACAAAAAAATTACCAATAAGCAGCAACAGCAGATTACCAATAAGTTAGCCTCATTGATTAAGCACCAATCATATTACAACATTAAAAAAATAACTACTATTAACACTAATCTACAAGGAAAGCCCGCAATGCTTTCAAAAGACGGATCCACAGAAGTCGCCACCATCCAAATTGCTGCTAATGGAAACAGTCTAAGAGTCCTAACTGATCAATTGACTGAACAAGCCAAAATTGCTGGACTTAAATCATACATAACTAGTCCTCAAATTGTTCGAGACGTTAACAACGCTAAGATAGCTCAAGTAACTCAAATCAGTTTGATTGCCTTGTTTATCGCCGCTACATTAATCATCGGCATTTACTTACGTTCGGTTTTAGCCGCTCTAATTTCATTTGTGGTCTTATTCTCATCGTTTGTTACTACCTATAGTCTAAGTCTTCATTTAGCTAGTCATTTTAATTGGCCATTCTCAGAATATTCAGTCTTAGAAATTGGAATTGCTATCTTGGTAATTGGAACAATCTGGAATATTTAC encodes:
- a CDS encoding linear amide C-N hydrolase, with amino-acid sequence MCTSVFQIGQQDGAHVLARTMDWPRLGAKPVAVPRSFHWQSVFDNHEFISQYAVLGSGSQHDHEIDISDGVNEYGLAVQKLTFTNGSNLTVEPTSDKVHLAPFELSYYLLSTFKSVEEIISHIDQIELMADNYSLTKYGHSELHFAASDSTGRIVVIEPVTQPIEVIDNPLGIVTNSNHFQRQIDRLGDYVDFTSDFNNRTVPLNAPRVTTGKVSGKMTPPGSYTPGSRFIRAAYLKERIDLPDNEADAVDNCWHILDSVNVPKSSEHQPTYSVYRAAVCSESRTLYYQSYSEKQIIKIKLTSEMITAETPRFFEINDKINFVEMN